The Solanum pennellii chromosome 4, SPENNV200 genomic interval TGCAACTTGACTACCTTGATCCTCATTAATTCAATCTTATCGTGCAAATCATTTAATCCTGGTTATGCATACAATTTCTAAAATTCGCAATGAGAACCAGTATTTGAACCTAAACAGGATAAAATTACTTCTTCAATGAACATGGATATCAGTTATCACACCATTAACAATGCATGAACAACTCATCTAAAAACTTAAAACTGTTAAAAGAGAACacacttttattttcttaattacgTATTCAACAGACTGCAGACAAGAAGTTTACCTCAATAACAATGTCAATGCCAAGTTCAGCCCAAGGAAGCTTGAGGGGATCCCTGCTAGAAACAACCTTGATGTGCTTTCCATCAACACTAATGGTTTCATTATCCACTATTTTGACATCAGCTTTGAATGTTCCCAGCATTGAATCATACTTTAGCAAGTGAGATGCCTGCATAGTGCATTTTGCAGCAAAACTCAACCATTAATAATGaagttaaattgaattaattgttGCCACAAACGAAAACAAAGAATTTGGACTCACGTTCTTGACACCGCCACTGTCATTGACAACCACAACATCAAGTGGTGAGTCTTTGCGACCATGCCAGCATCGGAGGAAATTCCTACCAATTCTACCAAAACCGTTGATAGCAACCTTCAATTTAGCAACAGTTTCCCCCTTAACCGGGGCTGATCCTGTAGTCTAGTTTTTCATACCATAAAAAACAGATCAGTTCCACAAGCCTACTACCCTATAAAGAGTTTAAACTTCCTTCCTACAGTGACAGTAATTAAGATCACGATAACTACAGCTAATCGTTGATATCCCTGTGATTAGTAACCTGCTACGACatgttaaaatatattgatgGCGTAAATCCACCTACAGAGAAGCTATAGCTTGGCTAGATTTTGGGATCAAGTTACATATATAGTAGGTACTATGTACATAGATTTTCAAGTGGTCAACTTCAACATCTAAGCCAATTAATGGGATCTTAGTATTCTTTATAAGAAAAGCTGAAAAGTAGGGAAATCAAAGAGCTACCTTTGGAGTGAGTTGAGCAGAGACAACATCAAAGAAAGAAGACTCTCCGTTGGAAAATGTCACACATCCACTTGATCTTAGACCAGAAAATTCAGCTACTTCAGATTTCTGCAAAAATAAAGCATGAAAATTCAGAAAGACCATAATTTCCTAACATATTagctatgttgctcagactccGACGATTGTATATGATCTTTCCAAAGTAGTGGATTTTCAGAGGATCTGCGACAATACTTAGCATCTTAGTACTATCAAACATACCCtgaaaaggaaaggaaagaaaagaaaccTTGGATAAACATTGTGTGGGGAATGAGTAGGAGTTCTTATTGGAAGGAAGCCTTGTGCTTGTAGGAATTCTTGAAGAAGCCAAAGCTGCATGAGAAGCCATGGCTGCAACTAAATGATCTTGAGGAAAGCTACTTCCTTTTTGGTATATATGGTTTAAAATATGGTTTGTTCCCaccatattattaatatttttttattttgatgtaaaTAAAGTCATGGTTGATATTGAAGGTAAAAGAAACGAGTGGTGAAGATGGTGTATGAAGATTGATATGAGATAAGATCATGTCCCCATGTAATCTTCCATTTTCATAATCTCAACCACAGATTGTTCTTTTTTATTCCGTTCATGCCCTTGAGATTCTCTATACTCTATACTGACCTGGCTGTAATTTGTTGTTGTTTGGAATTGTAAACGGATATTTACACCATCAGTGTAATTTAACCCGCTACGATAGAGGTTTACAATGGGGAAAACCGTGCAAGAAGAATATGGCACTCATCTTCAGTCCATTTAAATGTTTGGCTAGAACAACTATACAAGATAGTAAATATCAGTGTCTATTCATTAggaaaaaagtgaaaatatattaatactaTTGCTGAAGgtaaaacttttattttgagCTAAGACCCCTCTATACTTGGTAGGGGACTTTTTCCCGACGATGGGTATATTGTGGTGGAACCATGTGTAATGTACTCCAATATTAAAGATTCACATGTTCAAATTTATGAATCAACAGGCTTCTCGTGCTGGTCTTGATAGCAAGTTATGAAATATATTACCCCTCGAAGAAGAACACTAAGAAAATTGTAGGACAAAGATGAGTTTTAAAAGAGTTCCATGTCAATAGAAAACAGAAGCagcatataaaatcacataatgTTTCCTCATTTTGGGATATCATATTGTAGCGAATACCAAAAACATCAAAACTGAACTAGGAATATTCCCATATACTCGATGTCCTCAGCTGACTTGATACTAACAAGATAGAAATGTTTCTTATACAACAGCTTCAACATCATCCGAGTTCACAGCAGCTCCATTTGGTGTGTCATCTGACCTCAACTGGGTAGAAATGTCATCAATCGCCGAGTTCAGCTGGTCAATCTTTTCAGCAAGCTTCTTGCGTTGTTTCTGCAGACAGAACAGTATGCATGAGTCAGAGGAAGTGGGAATACAAGATTATAACCCCAAACGGTTGGTTTATTTGTTTATCCTCTGTGAAAGTAAATGGCTGTTACACTTATACAGAGGTGATCCAACATCTTTTCACTAGGGGATCAAGAGTAGCCTCTCCAATACAGTTACTAGAAGCTTTCTACTAGGATTGTCAAGCATCAATATTCATGTAGCACGAATAGTGAAGCTAAACTTTTAGAACTGGAGCAACACACAATTGGCAGCTTCTGATCTTGCTGCTCACCTGTTTCTTCTGAATTCATTATCAAAAACGTAATCTGTTGACAAGTTCAAAGCTACATGATGGTCACAACTACCAGCACTTGTTCAATTACAATCCTTTTATTCAAGTATGGGAGAAGACAATTGCAGGTTATAGGTTTAAGAGTATTCATTGTTCACCAACAAAGGGAAGATAAAGTAGAAGTCCTTAGAAGGAACACAACATGGCAACTTACTAGAGTTATTACCTTTTCAGCTTAAGTGTAAGTGAAGATTAAGGTACACAGACTCGGGAAAACAGAATCACATcaattagtgagaccaaaatcACAAGGAAACTATATTTTAATCAGAAGAGATGGTTCCCAGCACAAAGATATCTCCTTATATGATCAAAAATGTGCACGACACTAGCTTACCTCTAATGCTTTGTCTTCGTCATATATAAACTTGGGCAATTTTCTCATCAGGTCCTTCTTATCAGCTCCAGCTAATGCCTTGCTGATCTGTTAAGAAGAATTACACGGCAATCAGCTGGCTCCTCCTCTAAAGTGCAGCACTCAGAaagagaataaaatataaaaatgaccaATGAGATCAAGATGTGACTTTCACTAATGTTTAGCACAATAAAGGCAGCAACCAATGCAATTCCATATTTACCTGAGGTGCAAACACACATCCAAGAGTGCCAACAATTATTCCTCCCAGAACAAAGCCACCAACAAAGATGCCAGCACCGCTTCCGCTTGACCTTCCACCATCACTGCCAATTCAGAAGGAGAAATATTTGATACAACAATTTCTCGATTAGGTTTAGGTGGATAACCAatatatgaaaaacaaatttCCTTGGTTCTGCTGTTTTGTTTGGCAGAAACCAACTCAAAGCAGAGAGTTCATGCACAAGCTGCATATTGAATACAAGAAGGAAATACCTGTATGACGCTTGAATGATCAATGATCTTTTAGAAGAATATGATTTTCCTCCGTGACTTGGACTGAAGGACAACTTGGTAGCACTAACATTTTGGTCCAATGACTTCAAGAAAGAACCTAGCACAATAACAAAGTTAAAGATTTTACACCGCATAGGTTCTGAAAGACGGCATACCATGAGTGCAACAAATTCTACTAACGTTATTTATAGGCCCAAACACAAATATAagtaatatatgtttttttaaaatactgaGAAATTCCCGAGGCCAATGGCACATGTTCA includes:
- the LOC107017639 gene encoding uncharacterized protein LOC107017639 → MTALSNSLILSKPRSPSLHFSSGSFLKSLDQNVSATKLSFSPSHGGKSYSSKRSLIIQASYSDGGRSSGSGAGIFVGGFVLGGIIVGTLGCVFAPQISKALAGADKKDLMRKLPKFIYDEDKALEKQRKKLAEKIDQLNSAIDDISTQLRSDDTPNGAAVNSDDVEAVV